One Silene latifolia isolate original U9 population chromosome 4, ASM4854445v1, whole genome shotgun sequence DNA segment encodes these proteins:
- the LOC141651725 gene encoding putative mitochondrial protein AtMg01250 → MAYVTSPTYSLSLNKGVFGYFKGKRGNRQGDPMSHLLFTLCIEYLTRLINVITLKPGFNFHPLCKKLKLSHLCFADDVLLFCRGDFHFIKLLMRALKSFGDASRLQVNHNKSEIYMNGLSAQDKDKCLRVSGFNLDTFPFRYL, encoded by the coding sequence ATGGCCTATGTAACCTCTCCTACCTACTCTCTTTCTCTTAATAAGGGGGTTTTTGGATACTTTAAGGGCAAAAGAGGAAATAGGCAGGGTGATCCCATGTCCCATCTCCTCTTCACATTGTGTATAGAGTATTTGACCCGTCTCATTAATGTTATCACTCTGAAACCTGGCTTCAACTTTCACCCTTTATGCAAGAAGCTAAAACTGAGTCACCTCTGCTTTGCAGATGATGTGTTGTTGTTCTGCAGAGGTGATTTTCACTTCATCAAGCTTCTTATGAGGGCTCTTAAATCCTTTGGGGATGCTTCTAGGCTGCAAGTGAACCACAATAAATCTGAAATTTATATGAATGGCCTTAGTGCACAAGACAAAGATAAATGTTTAAGGGTGTCTGGTTTTAACCTCGACACTTTTCCATTTAGATATTTGTGA